One genomic segment of Candidatus Berkiella aquae includes these proteins:
- a CDS encoding hotdog fold thioesterase → MLKNISIDKINELGKNTMLEHLGIHITQADENLIEGEMPVDHRTHQVFGILHGGASVVLAETLGSIGAQLCAPEGTQCVGLDINANHIKAVKTGKVIGRAVPIHIGKTTQVWEIKIVTEDQKLVCISRITVAVIPARF, encoded by the coding sequence ATGTTAAAAAATATCAGTATTGATAAAATCAATGAGCTCGGTAAGAATACCATGTTGGAACATTTAGGTATTCATATCACCCAAGCAGATGAAAATTTAATCGAAGGTGAAATGCCGGTTGATCATCGAACGCATCAGGTGTTTGGCATTTTACATGGTGGCGCATCCGTTGTGCTAGCAGAAACGCTAGGAAGCATAGGCGCGCAACTTTGTGCACCCGAAGGAACGCAATGCGTAGGGCTTGATATTAATGCTAATCATATTAAGGCAGTAAAAACAGGAAAAGTGATTGGCCGCGCAGTACCTATCCATATTGGCAAAACGACTCAAGTATGGGAAATTAAAATAGTAACCGAAGATCAAAAACTCGTTTGTATTAGCCGTATTACGGTAGCAGTGATTCCAGCAAGATTCTAA
- a CDS encoding SDR family oxidoreductase yields MKLKDKIAIVTGGSRGIGAAIAKHLAREGANVTITYINGKDKAEAVVNEIKNTGGNAAAVRADSADPKAIMSMVEEVVSKHGRIDILVNSAGVFVTGMADDASYDAKSFEHQFAVNVTGVAAAVRAAAKHIAKNGRIISIGSVAGEHTPGPGMGDYSASKAAIAGYTRGWARDFGSRGITVNNVQPGPIDTDMNPATGDLAKMLMAGIPLGRYGTVDEVAALVTFLASPDASYITGASFNIDGGFSA; encoded by the coding sequence ATGAAACTAAAAGATAAAATTGCCATCGTTACCGGTGGCTCGCGTGGTATTGGTGCTGCTATTGCAAAACATTTGGCGCGTGAAGGTGCGAATGTCACTATTACTTACATTAATGGCAAAGATAAAGCAGAAGCAGTTGTCAATGAAATTAAAAATACAGGCGGAAATGCAGCGGCGGTGCGCGCAGATAGCGCTGATCCCAAAGCCATTATGAGCATGGTGGAAGAAGTCGTTAGCAAGCATGGTCGTATCGATATTTTGGTGAATAGTGCGGGTGTCTTTGTCACCGGAATGGCGGACGATGCTTCTTATGATGCAAAAAGCTTTGAACATCAGTTTGCAGTGAATGTCACAGGGGTTGCAGCGGCTGTGCGTGCAGCAGCCAAGCATATCGCGAAGAATGGCCGAATTATATCGATTGGCTCTGTTGCAGGCGAGCATACGCCTGGTCCTGGGATGGGAGATTATAGTGCAAGCAAAGCGGCTATTGCAGGCTATACGCGTGGTTGGGCAAGGGATTTTGGCTCAAGAGGGATTACCGTTAATAATGTTCAACCTGGCCCAATTGACACGGATATGAATCCTGCAACGGGTGATTTAGCAAAGATGTTAATGGCCGGTATTCCCCTGGGACGCTATGGCACCGTTGATGAAGTAGCGGCCTTAGTCACCTTTTTGGCAAGTCCTGATGCATCTTATATTACGGGCGCCTCATTTAATATTGATGGTGGATTTAGTGCTTAA
- the ycaC gene encoding isochorismate family cysteine hydrolase YcaC: MSRPYVRLDKNNAAVLMVDHQAGLLSLVRDIEPDKFKNNVLALADLAKYFKLPTILTTSFETGPNGPLVPELKAQFPDAPYIARPGNINAWDNEDFVKAVKATGKKQLIIAGVVTEVCVAFPALSAIAEGFEVFVVMDASGTFDEVTRYAAWDRMSQAGAQLMTWFGVACELHRDWRNDVEGLATLFSNHIPDYRNLMTSYNALGIKK; encoded by the coding sequence ATGAGCAGACCTTATGTTCGATTAGATAAAAATAATGCTGCCGTGTTGATGGTGGATCATCAGGCTGGTTTACTTTCATTAGTGCGTGATATTGAACCCGATAAATTTAAAAATAATGTATTGGCTTTAGCCGATTTAGCCAAATATTTTAAATTACCAACGATTTTGACAACCAGTTTTGAAACGGGCCCTAATGGTCCTTTGGTCCCTGAATTAAAAGCACAATTTCCCGATGCACCGTATATTGCAAGACCAGGTAACATTAATGCTTGGGATAATGAAGACTTTGTTAAAGCTGTTAAAGCAACAGGTAAAAAGCAACTCATTATTGCAGGGGTTGTCACCGAAGTTTGTGTCGCATTTCCTGCATTATCTGCGATAGCAGAAGGGTTTGAGGTATTTGTGGTCATGGATGCATCAGGTACCTTTGATGAAGTCACTCGTTATGCCGCATGGGATCGCATGTCACAAGCCGGTGCTCAATTAATGACCTGGTTTGGTGTTGCCTGTGAGTTACATCGTGATTGGCGCAATGATGTTGAAGGTCTTGCAACCTTGTTTTCTAATCATATCCCTGATTATCGTAATTTAATGACAAGTTATAATGCATTGGGTATTAAAAAATAA